One Plasmodium gaboni strain SY75 chromosome 1, whole genome shotgun sequence DNA segment encodes these proteins:
- a CDS encoding ras-related protein Rab-5C — MAYYLSNLNNNEKYETNQNYNSTKVFNSKLVLLGDTSVGKSCIVVRFAKNEFYEYQESTIGAAFMTQLIDIGERTIKFEIWDTAGQERYRSLAPMYYRGASAAVIVYDITNKKSFEGAKGWIHELKSVHSNDIIIALAGNKNDLEEHRAVDRELAESFANSNNILFIETSAKTGQNVNELFLRIAKKLPLHKKEQEKCPAIQINNTEETKKKCC; from the exons atggcttattatttatcaaatttaaataataatgagaAATATGAAACTAACcaaaattataattctACAAAAGTATTTAATTCTAAACTAGTTTTATTAG gAGATACATCTGTTGGAAAATCTTGTATCGTTGTAAGATTTGCtaaaaatgaattttatgaatatcAAGAATCAACAATTGGtg CTGCTTTTATGACCCAGTTAATTGATATTGGTGAACGCACGATTAAATTTGAAATATGGGACACAGCAGG ACAAGAACGTTATAGAAGTTTAGCTCCGATGTATTACAg AGGTGCATCGGCAGCCGTTATAGTTTATgatataacaaataaaaaatcCTTTGAAGGAGCTAAAGGATGGATCCATGAATTAAAATCAGTACACTcaaatgatattattatag CTCTAGCGggtaataaaaatgacTTGGAAGAACACAGAGCTGTAGATCGAGAA CTAGCCGAATCTTTTGcaaatagtaataatattttgtttattgAAACATCAGCAAAAACTGGACAAAACGTTAACGAATTGTTCTTAAGAATAG cTAAAAAATTACCTCTTCATAAGAAAGAACAAGAAAAATGCCCAGCTATTCAG ATAAATAATACTGAAgaaaccaaaaaaaaatgttgTTGA